In Candidatus Neptunochlamydia vexilliferae, the following are encoded in one genomic region:
- a CDS encoding prolyl oligopeptidase family serine peptidase — METQPHGTWKSPITPSMIVKSAIKLGDIALDGGSIYWNEIRPEEKGRSVIVSNGKDLLPEGYSARSRVHEYGGAPFTVHNGTVYFVNDKDQKLYKRDPNGEIFPLCGGEGLRYANPLFDPKRNVLYAVQEEHRADGEVINTLVKVDNEAIAIHEGHDFYAMPTLHPEGTHLAFITWDHPNMPWDGSTLWVGEIAPDGTLFNVKKEAGGISESIFQPEWSPDGTLHYVSDRTGWWNLYPGPEMEAEFGQPLWVFGMTNYGFFDDGRIAAVYTIKGKSHLGIIHGEELEKVDLSFTSYGSFKVSGNRCYFTAASSTEPQALYSYEKGELTCLKKLREVTCDNRYISIAKTIECKGTHGFFYSPKNPDYKGNDLPPLIVKCHGGPSGHTNPSLNLENQYWTSRGFAYLDVNYGGSTGHGRAYRERLKGTWGKVDVEDCINAALYCAEKGWVDRERMAIKGGSSGGYTTLAALTFHDTFKAGVSYYGVSDLEALANDTHKYEAHYLDGLIGPYPEEKERYRALSPLHHADQISAPLLLLQGSEDRVVPPNQSEMLIKALKTPVTYILFEGEGHGFRQAENIKKALEAELNFYGKTFGFEM; from the coding sequence ATGGAAACACAACCACATGGCACCTGGAAGTCCCCAATTACCCCCTCGATGATCGTCAAATCGGCGATCAAATTGGGCGACATTGCCCTCGATGGAGGCTCGATTTATTGGAACGAGATCCGCCCCGAAGAAAAGGGGCGGTCTGTCATCGTTTCCAATGGAAAAGACCTTTTGCCCGAAGGGTATAGCGCCCGCTCCCGCGTTCATGAATATGGGGGCGCCCCCTTTACCGTCCATAATGGAACGGTTTACTTTGTCAACGATAAGGACCAGAAGCTCTATAAAAGAGACCCCAATGGGGAAATTTTTCCCTTATGTGGGGGCGAAGGGCTCCGCTATGCCAACCCCCTCTTTGATCCCAAACGGAATGTGTTGTACGCCGTGCAGGAAGAGCACCGCGCGGATGGAGAGGTGATCAACACCCTTGTCAAGGTAGATAATGAAGCCATCGCCATTCATGAGGGACACGACTTTTATGCGATGCCCACTCTCCATCCTGAAGGGACGCATCTTGCCTTCATCACCTGGGACCATCCCAACATGCCGTGGGATGGATCCACCTTATGGGTGGGAGAAATTGCCCCTGATGGGACCCTCTTCAATGTCAAAAAAGAGGCGGGTGGCATCAGCGAATCGATCTTTCAACCCGAGTGGTCACCTGATGGAACGCTCCACTACGTTTCCGATCGCACTGGCTGGTGGAACCTTTATCCCGGTCCCGAAATGGAGGCAGAGTTTGGACAGCCCTTATGGGTCTTTGGGATGACAAACTATGGCTTTTTCGATGATGGGCGGATCGCCGCTGTCTATACCATCAAAGGGAAAAGCCACCTAGGAATCATTCATGGGGAAGAGCTAGAAAAGGTTGACCTCTCCTTTACGAGCTACGGAAGCTTTAAAGTCTCTGGCAATCGGTGTTACTTCACCGCTGCATCTTCTACCGAGCCCCAAGCCCTCTACTCTTACGAAAAAGGAGAGCTGACCTGTCTAAAAAAGTTACGGGAAGTCACCTGCGATAACCGCTATATTTCGATTGCAAAAACGATCGAGTGCAAAGGGACCCATGGTTTTTTCTACTCTCCCAAGAATCCTGACTATAAAGGAAATGACCTCCCTCCCCTCATTGTAAAATGTCATGGAGGTCCCTCCGGACATACCAACCCCTCTCTCAACTTAGAGAACCAATACTGGACATCGCGCGGGTTTGCCTATCTCGATGTCAACTATGGAGGAAGTACCGGACATGGACGGGCCTACCGGGAACGGCTGAAAGGAACGTGGGGAAAGGTCGATGTCGAAGACTGTATCAACGCCGCCCTTTACTGCGCCGAAAAGGGATGGGTCGATCGAGAGAGGATGGCCATTAAAGGGGGAAGCTCTGGGGGCTATACCACCTTAGCAGCGCTTACTTTTCACGATACCTTTAAGGCGGGGGTGAGCTACTACGGCGTTTCCGATTTAGAGGCTCTTGCCAACGATACCCACAAATATGAGGCCCACTACCTTGACGGGCTGATCGGTCCCTATCCAGAGGAAAAAGAACGTTACCGCGCGCTTAGTCCCCTCCACCATGCCGATCAAATCAGCGCCCCCCTTCTCCTTCTCCAGGGAAGTGAAGACCGGGTCGTTCCCCCCAACCAATCAGAGATGCTTATTAAGGCCTTGAAAACCCCTGTCACCTACATCCTTTTCGAAGGGGAAGGACACGGGTTTCGGCAAGCAGAAAACATCAAAAAAGCGCTCGAAGCAGAGCTAAATTTCTACGGAAAAACATTTGGATTTGAAATGTGA
- a CDS encoding nucleotide pyrophosphohydrolase — translation MDIIKEKLKKFVSDREWDQFHNPKNLVLSLVSETGELAEIFRWLTLEECSRIMENPELAQHVREEVADVFNNIVLLAMKLDIDLLSVAKEKLILTEEKYPTHKWKGRPRQV, via the coding sequence ATGGACATCATCAAAGAAAAGCTCAAAAAATTCGTCAGTGACCGGGAGTGGGACCAGTTCCACAACCCGAAAAACCTCGTCCTTTCCCTTGTTTCAGAGACAGGAGAATTGGCTGAAATCTTCCGTTGGCTCACCCTCGAAGAGTGCTCCCGTATCATGGAAAACCCTGAGCTTGCTCAACATGTCCGTGAAGAGGTCGCCGACGTCTTCAATAACATCGTCCTCCTTGCCATGAAGCTCGATATCGATCTTCTCTCTGTTGCAAAGGAAAAGCTCATCCTCACCGAAGAAAAGTACCCGACCCACAAGTGGAAAGGGCGTCCCCGCCAAGTTTAG